A DNA window from uncultured Methanoregula sp. contains the following coding sequences:
- a CDS encoding RHS repeat-associated core domain-containing protein has protein sequence MCWSDPGTETDTEGTPTGHSHDALKRPQSVTRQNIVTSYRYDAAGHRLATYRQGTNGNVITLETAAYDLLGRTRLQVNAQNGATRMDYAFAAAGQSVVTTTYPDGGTRVETYYQDGTLRALAGTAVAPVRYEYGVEPFNGVSRAFTREIKLDAQGQDTDEWVKTYADAQDRTIAVVYPDHAARLSEYDAQGHLVKETDPDGVVVLHQYNALGEEEYTAVDVNKNGRIDLAGPDRVTRAVRDYAQRDGYTVQRHQSFEWPEFGQAEPRLASTRETTLNAEKATLTWDIRYGLTNRSRVDYPGNGARVATTIAPDGSQAVSVYQEGRLLTASRRDATGAALGRTTFEYDPHGRQAFVSDARNGRTGYEYNDADQPVRVTTPPPAEGLPPQVTQTQYDAMGRVFTVTYPDLATVTNEYHSTGALKAKYGARTYPVAYTYDPQGRMQTMTTWGDFAKNAGARVTTWQYHPQRGWLTAKLYPDQKGPSYDYWPSGKIKTRQWVRDIATNYRYDESGRVKNVDYTDTNTPPVAYAYDRLGRPSKITQGDSVTERAYGPAGQMLGESYTGGPLDGLTVANAYDAYLRRTNLLARTTAPGGKKQADDLPLAATWYGYDAASRLQTVSDGQYSAQYHYLANSPLVEQIDYRNGEVLRMTTLKKHDHLNRLESIESQPSTDKRIAYTYRYNQANQRTNAVLADNTAWNYGYDDLGQLTNGVKVDPQSKPVDTAAYQYSYDTIGNRKTAVAGGIQVDYQVDALNRYTNAVAVVRGGDVKPSDPNAISSPGGIDQNDGGLLARTGASQFDADGNLKSDANWVYTWDAENRLIAMESGAGISPANRKRLEFQYDSQSRRIAKRVYSWTADRRPLTSGLWSLTSDLRFVYDGWNLMAELTRDAISKGAVKGNAYAVLRSYLWGMDLSGSLQGAGGIGGLLAVADHSSQTARHFVSYDGNGNVVGLTDANDGTVADRYEYDPFGNEITTAKGHSLANPFRFSTKYTDEETGLVYYGYRYYCPANGKWVSRDPLEEKGGLNLQGFVANDPVHSVDRLGLDPTQLATYKASLAQDKQRFVTRLELLCPDQNDISVGEGKCAQTCKPLSCYEQAQALADRLAADYETVFTTEFNRFGNIVTGWNAGNGRADLAPNHGEMAPDYDKGYGLKCLGWQELTTDAFYAVIRPYRRAGTQCFRGAAVGKPTARNSYANHSWFLIYGPSRGKLTKTMYHQGEYDIAVDPWPFAGSLIINPNPYVAQRLDASVLW, from the coding sequence ATGTGTTGGTCTGACCCCGGCACGGAAACCGATACCGAAGGCACCCCCACCGGCCACAGTCACGACGCCCTCAAACGCCCGCAATCGGTGACCCGCCAGAACATCGTCACCTCGTACCGGTACGACGCCGCCGGCCACCGCTTGGCCACTTATCGCCAGGGCACCAACGGCAACGTCATCACCCTCGAAACCGCCGCGTACGACCTCCTCGGACGGACCCGCCTCCAGGTCAACGCCCAGAACGGCGCCACCCGGATGGATTACGCCTTCGCCGCCGCCGGCCAGAGCGTTGTCACCACCACCTACCCCGACGGCGGCACCCGTGTCGAAACCTATTACCAGGACGGCACCCTGCGCGCCCTCGCCGGCACCGCCGTTGCCCCCGTCCGTTACGAATACGGCGTCGAGCCTTTCAACGGGGTGAGTCGCGCCTTCACCCGCGAAATCAAGCTCGACGCCCAAGGCCAGGACACCGACGAATGGGTCAAAACCTACGCCGACGCCCAGGACCGCACCATTGCAGTGGTGTACCCGGACCACGCCGCGCGCCTCAGCGAGTACGATGCCCAGGGCCATCTGGTCAAGGAAACCGATCCCGACGGCGTGGTCGTGCTCCACCAGTACAACGCCCTCGGCGAGGAGGAGTACACCGCCGTGGATGTGAATAAAAACGGGCGCATCGACCTCGCTGGTCCCGACCGCGTCACCCGCGCCGTGCGCGATTACGCCCAACGCGACGGCTACACCGTCCAGCGCCACCAGAGCTTCGAATGGCCGGAGTTCGGACAAGCCGAGCCGCGGCTGGCGAGTACCCGCGAAACCACGTTGAACGCCGAGAAAGCCACCTTGACCTGGGACATCCGCTATGGCCTGACCAATCGATCCCGCGTGGACTATCCCGGGAACGGCGCGCGCGTGGCCACCACCATCGCCCCCGACGGTTCCCAAGCGGTCAGCGTCTACCAGGAAGGCCGACTCCTCACCGCTTCCCGCCGCGACGCCACCGGCGCGGCCCTGGGCCGGACCACCTTCGAGTACGACCCCCATGGCCGCCAAGCCTTCGTCAGCGACGCCCGCAACGGGCGCACCGGATACGAGTACAATGACGCTGACCAACCCGTCCGCGTCACCACGCCGCCGCCCGCCGAGGGCCTGCCCCCGCAAGTCACCCAAACCCAGTATGACGCCATGGGCCGCGTGTTCACCGTCACCTATCCCGACTTGGCCACCGTCACCAACGAATACCACTCCACCGGCGCCCTCAAAGCCAAGTACGGCGCCCGCACCTATCCGGTGGCCTACACCTACGATCCCCAGGGCCGGATGCAAACCATGACCACCTGGGGCGATTTCGCCAAAAACGCGGGCGCGCGCGTCACCACCTGGCAATACCATCCCCAACGCGGCTGGCTCACCGCCAAGCTGTACCCCGACCAAAAAGGCCCCAGCTACGATTACTGGCCCTCCGGCAAGATCAAAACCCGCCAATGGGTCCGCGACATCGCGACGAACTATCGCTACGACGAATCCGGCCGGGTCAAGAACGTCGATTACACCGACACCAACACCCCGCCCGTGGCCTATGCCTACGACCGCCTCGGCCGCCCATCCAAAATCACCCAAGGCGACTCCGTCACCGAGCGCGCCTACGGTCCCGCCGGCCAGATGCTGGGCGAATCCTACACCGGTGGCCCCCTCGACGGCCTGACCGTCGCCAACGCCTATGACGCCTACCTCCGTCGGACGAACTTGCTGGCCCGAACCACCGCGCCCGGCGGCAAGAAGCAAGCCGACGACCTCCCGTTGGCCGCCACCTGGTATGGTTACGACGCCGCCTCCCGCCTGCAAACCGTGAGCGACGGCCAATACTCCGCCCAATACCATTATCTTGCCAACAGCCCGTTGGTGGAGCAAATTGATTACCGGAATGGCGAGGTCCTGCGGATGACAACGCTCAAGAAACACGACCACCTGAACCGGCTCGAATCGATCGAATCCCAACCCTCGACCGATAAGCGGATCGCTTACACCTACCGGTACAACCAAGCCAACCAGCGCACGAACGCCGTCCTGGCTGATAATACGGCCTGGAATTATGGCTATGATGATCTCGGCCAACTCACCAACGGCGTGAAGGTGGACCCCCAGTCCAAACCGGTGGACACCGCTGCTTACCAATACTCGTATGACACCATCGGCAACCGGAAAACCGCCGTGGCCGGTGGCATCCAGGTGGATTACCAAGTCGATGCCCTGAACCGCTACACCAACGCGGTAGCGGTGGTCCGGGGTGGTGACGTCAAACCCAGCGATCCGAACGCCATCTCCTCTCCAGGAGGCATTGACCAAAACGATGGCGGGCTCCTCGCTCGCACCGGCGCGTCTCAGTTTGACGCTGACGGCAATCTGAAATCCGACGCCAACTGGGTCTACACGTGGGACGCCGAAAACCGCCTGATTGCCATGGAAAGTGGCGCGGGCATCTCGCCTGCGAACCGTAAACGCCTCGAGTTCCAGTACGACTCCCAGAGCCGCCGTATCGCCAAACGAGTCTACAGCTGGACCGCCGACCGCCGACCGCTGACCTCGGGCCTCTGGTCTCTGACATCTGACCTCCGCTTCGTCTACGATGGTTGGAACCTCATGGCGGAACTTACCCGCGATGCCATATCAAAAGGCGCGGTTAAGGGCAATGCTTACGCCGTGCTTCGCTCCTATCTCTGGGGCATGGATTTGAGCGGTTCCCTCCAGGGTGCCGGCGGGATTGGCGGTCTCTTGGCTGTTGCTGACCATTCAAGCCAGACCGCACGCCACTTCGTGAGTTACGACGGCAACGGGAACGTTGTCGGTCTCACGGACGCCAACGATGGCACCGTCGCCGATCGTTACGAATACGATCCCTTCGGGAACGAAATCACCACCGCCAAAGGCCACAGCTTGGCCAACCCATTCCGGTTTTCCACGAAATACACCGATGAGGAGACCGGTTTGGTTTACTACGGCTACAGATATTACTGCCCTGCCAACGGCAAGTGGGTTTCCAGGGATCCTCTCGAAGAGAAAGGTGGCCTGAATCTCCAGGGGTTTGTCGCAAATGACCCCGTTCACTCCGTTGACCGACTTGGACTTGATCCGACCCAACTTGCGACTTATAAGGCATCGCTAGCACAGGATAAACAGAGATTCGTTACGAGGTTAGAGTTGCTATGTCCGGATCAGAATGACATCTCGGTCGGCGAGGGGAAATGTGCCCAAACGTGCAAGCCGCTTAGTTGCTACGAACAGGCGCAGGCTCTCGCCGACAGGCTTGCGGCCGACTATGAGACCGTATTCACAACCGAATTCAACAGGTTCGGGAACATCGTGACTGGTTGGAATGCGGGAAATGGTCGCGCCGATTTAGCGCCCAACCATGGCGAAATGGCCCCGGACTATGATAAAGGTTATGGATTGAAGTGCCTCGGGTGGCAAGAGTTAACAACCGACGCGTTCTATGCTGTGATTCGGCCGTATCGTCGGGCTGGCACCCAGTGCTTTCGAGGTGCTGCAGTGGGTAAACCAACCGCGCGAAATTCCTACGCGAACCATTCTTGGTTTCTTATTTATGGGCCATCGAGGGGGAAGCTCACGAAAACTATGTACCACCAAGGTGAGTATGACATTGCGGTTGATCCGTGGCCCTTCGCGGGCAGCCTAATCATTAACCCTAATCCTTATGTTGCTCAAAGACTGGATGCGTCGGTTTTATGGTAG
- a CDS encoding DDE-type integrase/transposase/recombinase produces the protein MSHEPLLPRPHERWAHFRFSVIGPLLAAPPPRGQLQLQLQGLADQEWSHPIQHQPVKFGASTIEGWYYRALHEKHDPVGALARRIRSDQGQHPALSSPLREVLRTQYGQHPCWSYQLHVDNLAVEAERQPALGPMPSYSVVLRYMKAQGLRKQRRRGPAHSPGAQQAQIRFQQREIRSYESEYVNALWHLDFHHGSLRVLLPDGAWAYPLLLAQLDDCSRLCCHAQWYWAEGAEELCHGLGQAFQKRQLPRALMTDNGSAMVARETRGGLQRLGILHEATLPYSPYQNGKEEYFWNQIEGRLLPMLEGVADLDLRQLNEATLAFVEVEYNRKLHSELKCSPLEKFLQVKDVGRPCPSSQQLQLAFMAEAGRTQRRSDGTLSLEGRRYEVPSRYGHLDSLRVRYAAWDLSQVYLCDPTTGAVLCRLFPLDKHKNADGRRALREGPQAPNAPAAASAPAPGMAPLLQKILQQYALTGLPPAYLPKDEISTPKTP, from the coding sequence ATGTCTCATGAACCTCTCTTGCCTCGGCCCCACGAACGGTGGGCGCATTTTCGCTTCAGCGTCATCGGCCCCCTGTTGGCGGCCCCGCCTCCGCGGGGTCAACTGCAACTCCAACTCCAGGGGTTGGCCGACCAGGAATGGTCCCATCCGATCCAGCACCAACCGGTGAAGTTTGGCGCCTCGACGATCGAGGGCTGGTATTATCGGGCCCTCCACGAAAAACACGATCCGGTGGGCGCGCTCGCCCGCCGGATTCGCTCCGATCAGGGCCAGCATCCGGCGCTGAGTTCCCCGCTGCGCGAAGTGCTCCGGACGCAATATGGCCAGCACCCTTGTTGGAGTTACCAACTGCATGTCGACAATCTGGCGGTGGAGGCCGAGCGGCAGCCCGCGCTGGGACCGATGCCCTCCTATTCGGTGGTGCTCCGCTACATGAAAGCCCAAGGGCTGCGCAAACAGCGCCGCCGCGGTCCGGCCCACAGCCCGGGCGCGCAACAAGCCCAAATCCGGTTTCAACAGCGCGAGATCCGCAGTTATGAAAGCGAATACGTCAATGCCCTCTGGCATCTGGACTTTCATCACGGCTCCTTGCGCGTGCTGCTCCCCGACGGCGCCTGGGCGTATCCCTTGTTGCTCGCCCAGTTGGACGACTGTTCCCGGCTCTGTTGCCATGCCCAATGGTACTGGGCCGAAGGCGCCGAGGAACTCTGTCACGGGCTGGGCCAGGCCTTTCAAAAACGCCAATTGCCCCGCGCGCTCATGACCGACAACGGCTCGGCCATGGTGGCCCGGGAGACGCGCGGCGGGCTCCAGCGCTTGGGCATCCTGCATGAAGCCACCCTGCCGTACAGCCCTTACCAGAATGGAAAAGAAGAGTATTTTTGGAACCAAATCGAAGGCCGCCTCTTGCCCATGCTCGAAGGCGTGGCGGACCTGGATCTGCGCCAGCTCAACGAGGCCACCCTGGCCTTTGTCGAGGTGGAATACAACCGCAAGCTCCACTCCGAACTGAAGTGCTCTCCCTTGGAGAAGTTCCTCCAAGTCAAAGATGTCGGCCGCCCGTGTCCCTCCAGCCAACAACTGCAGTTGGCGTTCATGGCCGAAGCCGGCCGGACCCAGCGCCGGAGCGATGGCACCCTCAGCCTGGAGGGCCGGCGTTATGAGGTTCCCTCGCGCTATGGCCATCTGGACTCCTTGCGCGTGCGCTATGCCGCGTGGGATTTGAGCCAAGTCTATTTATGCGATCCCACCACGGGGGCCGTGCTGTGCCGGCTCTTTCCGTTGGATAAACATAAAAACGCCGATGGCCGGCGCGCCTTGCGGGAAGGCCCCCAGGCTCCGAACGCCCCGGCGGCCGCGTCGGCGCCGGCCCCGGGCATGGCCCCGCTGCTGCAAAAAATCCTCCAACAATATGCCCTCACGGGTTTACCCCCGGCTTATTTACCCAAAGATGAAATCTCCACTCCCAAAACCCCATGA
- a CDS encoding AAA family ATPase, translating to MNKKLQALYSLKFNPFSPEIPTAALWPSPAMENFCWRIEQQVGEGGFALAMGDAGTGKSATLRLLAERLGNLREVTVGVLTRPQASLSDFYRELGALFGVPLAPSNRWASAKVLREKWHRHLETSLYRPILLIDEAQEMNLPVFSELRLLASADLDSRSILTVILAGDARLGVKLGTPELLPLASRIRSRFRAEPWPPAQLRDGLNHVLKSAGNPKLMTATLVQTLAEHAAGNLRLLMNLANDLLNAGLQQERDPLDEKLFLEVFQMDPKPNPKRP from the coding sequence ATGAACAAAAAACTCCAAGCCCTCTATAGCCTCAAGTTTAACCCCTTCTCCCCGGAAATCCCCACCGCGGCCCTCTGGCCCTCGCCCGCCATGGAAAACTTCTGCTGGCGCATCGAGCAACAGGTGGGCGAAGGCGGCTTCGCCTTGGCGATGGGCGACGCGGGCACCGGCAAAAGCGCGACCCTGCGCCTGCTGGCCGAACGCCTCGGCAACTTGCGCGAGGTCACCGTGGGCGTCCTGACCCGGCCCCAAGCCTCCTTGTCGGACTTCTACCGCGAACTGGGCGCGCTCTTCGGCGTGCCCCTGGCGCCGAGCAACCGCTGGGCCAGCGCCAAGGTCCTGCGGGAAAAATGGCATCGCCACCTGGAAACCTCGCTCTATCGGCCGATTTTGCTGATCGATGAAGCTCAGGAAATGAACCTCCCGGTCTTCAGCGAGCTGCGCTTGCTGGCCAGCGCCGACCTGGACTCCCGTTCCATCCTCACCGTCATTCTGGCGGGCGATGCCCGCTTAGGCGTCAAACTCGGCACGCCCGAACTCCTGCCCCTGGCCAGCCGCATTCGCAGTCGTTTCCGGGCCGAACCCTGGCCGCCAGCCCAACTCCGTGACGGGCTCAACCACGTGCTCAAGAGCGCGGGTAATCCCAAACTCATGACCGCGACCTTGGTGCAAACCCTGGCCGAACATGCCGCGGGCAACCTGCGTCTGCTCATGAATCTGGCCAACGACCTGCTCAACGCCGGCCTGCAGCAGGAACGCGACCCCCTCGACGAAAAGCTCTTCTTGGAAGTCTTTCAGATGGATCCCAAACCCAACCCCAAACGCCCATGA
- a CDS encoding IS256 family transposase, with product MENLTEHKLSHPVVQLLVDNGLDGLPEAMRILMNEAMAIERSQALQAQPYERTEQRLGHANGFKDKDFHTRIGTIKLDIPQVRGPVKFYPSALGKGQRSEQALTAALAEMYVQGVSTRKTTAILEQLCGLEISSSQVSQATAKLDVQFEAWRQRPLGTFPYLVVDARYEKVRVDGRVRDCAVLITIGISLTGQRTILGVSVSLSEAEVHWREFFNGLIARGLRGVTFIVSDDHAGLRQARQACFPGAPWQRCQFHLQQNAQAYVPKIDMRNEAAQAIRSIFDAPDQAKAQERLKDVVKQFQSKAPKLAEWIENNVPEGLAVFGLPQSHQRRMRTSNSAERLNQELKRRTRVVRVFPNDASLLRLVTALLVEQSDQWETEKTYLTMKAINL from the coding sequence ATGGAAAACTTAACTGAACATAAACTCTCACACCCCGTCGTGCAACTCTTAGTCGACAACGGCCTGGACGGTCTGCCCGAGGCCATGCGCATTCTCATGAATGAAGCGATGGCGATTGAAAGATCCCAGGCCCTGCAAGCGCAGCCTTATGAGCGCACTGAGCAGCGTCTTGGCCATGCTAATGGGTTTAAGGACAAAGACTTCCATACACGCATCGGCACGATTAAACTGGACATTCCCCAAGTGCGCGGCCCGGTTAAATTTTATCCCTCCGCCTTGGGAAAAGGCCAACGCAGCGAACAAGCGCTCACGGCGGCCCTGGCCGAAATGTACGTTCAAGGCGTCTCCACTCGCAAGACCACCGCCATCCTGGAGCAGTTGTGCGGTTTGGAAATCAGCTCTTCGCAGGTCAGCCAGGCGACCGCCAAGCTCGACGTTCAGTTTGAAGCCTGGCGCCAGCGGCCTTTGGGCACCTTCCCTTACCTGGTCGTGGATGCCCGCTACGAAAAAGTGCGCGTGGACGGGCGCGTGCGCGATTGCGCCGTGCTGATCACCATCGGCATCAGCCTGACGGGCCAGCGTACCATCCTGGGCGTCAGCGTCTCCCTCAGCGAGGCCGAAGTCCATTGGCGGGAGTTCTTCAACGGCCTGATTGCCCGCGGCCTGCGTGGGGTTACTTTTATCGTCAGCGACGACCATGCCGGATTACGCCAAGCCCGCCAAGCCTGCTTTCCCGGCGCGCCCTGGCAACGCTGCCAGTTTCATCTCCAACAGAACGCGCAGGCCTACGTCCCCAAGATCGACATGCGCAACGAGGCGGCTCAGGCCATCCGCTCCATCTTTGATGCCCCCGATCAGGCCAAGGCCCAGGAGCGCCTCAAGGACGTCGTCAAACAGTTTCAAAGCAAAGCCCCCAAATTGGCCGAGTGGATCGAAAACAATGTGCCCGAAGGGTTGGCCGTTTTTGGTCTGCCTCAGAGCCATCAGCGTCGCATGCGCACTTCCAACTCGGCTGAGCGGCTCAATCAGGAACTCAAACGCCGGACCCGTGTCGTGCGCGTCTTCCCCAATGACGCCTCACTCCTGCGCTTGGTCACGGCTCTCCTCGTCGAGCAAAGCGATCAATGGGAAACCGAGAAAACTTATCTCACCATGAAAGCAATAAACCTGTAA
- a CDS encoding RHS repeat-associated core domain-containing protein translates to MTMLKKHDHLNRLESIESQPSTDKRIAYTYRYNLANQRTNAVLADNTAWNYAYDDLGQLTSGVKVDPQSKPVDTAAYQYSYDTIGNRKSAVAGGIQVDYQVDALNRYTNAVAVARGGDGKTTDPSAISSRTGASQYDADGNLKSDGTWVYTWDAENRLIAMESGAGVSPANRKRLEFQYDSESRRIAKRVNTWTADRRPQTSGSWSLASDLRFVYDGWNLVAELQSNGSHLKSEISNLRSYLWGLDLSGSLQGAGGVGGLLAVVNPGNRAAVSFVSYDGNGNVVSLVDAASGTVSDRYEYDPFGNEIATAKTHQLINPFRFSTKFIDDETGLVYYGYRYYCPGEGKWLSRDPIEEQGGVNIYGFVYNAPTQNLDSDGREVVEKVVYESVSQTFTDVPPGEQYRNGTFNWKSKFVIKFDSEACKADIVLSLWTTVSADVWSLWSSAINQRWNGQFKLCCPGKCCGAEGNGITMTIVPEKKEGTTFNSAWYAMKSRNTTENMTTWSTSDVTDIPHEVGHMLGNKDEYYTVDGVAYGTAGSGTIMGSHLGAPQAKHYNMISKHLGDKCKVIGINETCTSTP, encoded by the coding sequence ATGACAATGCTCAAGAAACACGACCACCTGAACCGGCTCGAATCGATCGAATCCCAACCCTCGACCGATAAGCGGATCGCTTACACCTACCGGTACAACCTGGCCAATCAGCGTACCAACGCCGTCTTGGCTGATAATACCGCGTGGAATTACGCCTATGACGATCTGGGCCAACTGACGAGCGGCGTGAAAGTGGACCCTCAGTCCAAACCGGTAGACACCGCTGCTTACCAATACTCGTATGACACCATCGGCAACCGGAAAAGTGCTGTGGCCGGTGGCATCCAGGTGGATTATCAAGTCGATGCGCTCAACCGATATACCAATGCGGTGGCCGTGGCCCGGGGCGGTGACGGCAAAACCACCGATCCGAGCGCTATTTCCTCTCGAACCGGCGCCTCCCAATACGACGCCGACGGTAACCTTAAGTCCGATGGAACCTGGGTTTATACCTGGGACGCCGAAAACCGCCTGATTGCCATGGAAAGTGGCGCAGGCGTCTCGCCTGCGAATCGGAAAAGACTGGAATTCCAATACGATTCCGAGAGCCGCCGTATCGCCAAGCGCGTTAACACCTGGACCGCAGATCGCAGACCACAGACCTCCGGTTCTTGGTCCCTGGCCTCCGACCTCCGTTTCGTCTACGATGGGTGGAATCTGGTCGCCGAATTACAGTCGAATGGGTCCCATCTGAAATCTGAGATTTCAAATCTGAGATCTTATCTCTGGGGCCTGGACCTCAGCGGCTCCCTCCAAGGTGCCGGTGGCGTGGGCGGCTTGCTCGCGGTGGTTAATCCTGGCAACCGTGCCGCCGTCTCTTTCGTCAGCTACGACGGGAACGGAAACGTGGTCAGTTTGGTCGATGCCGCTTCCGGCACGGTTTCGGATCGTTACGAATACGATCCGTTTGGCAATGAAATCGCCACCGCCAAAACCCACCAGCTGATTAACCCGTTCCGTTTCTCGACGAAGTTCATCGACGATGAAACCGGGTTGGTTTATTACGGTTACAGATATTATTGCCCCGGCGAGGGGAAATGGTTATCCAGAGATCCGATTGAAGAGCAGGGAGGTGTGAATATATATGGGTTTGTGTATAATGCTCCAACCCAGAACCTGGACAGTGACGGACGAGAAGTGGTCGAAAAGGTGGTGTATGAATCGGTATCCCAGACATTTACAGACGTTCCGCCCGGAGAACAATATCGAAATGGTACTTTTAATTGGAAATCCAAATTCGTCATCAAATTCGATAGCGAGGCCTGCAAGGCAGATATCGTTTTGAGCCTTTGGACGACGGTTTCTGCCGATGTCTGGTCCCTTTGGAGTAGCGCCATCAACCAGCGGTGGAATGGACAATTCAAACTTTGTTGCCCAGGGAAATGCTGTGGCGCGGAAGGCAATGGAATAACTATGACCATCGTACCAGAGAAGAAAGAGGGAACCACATTCAATTCCGCGTGGTACGCTATGAAGAGCCGGAACACAACTGAGAACATGACCACATGGAGTACGTCCGATGTCACAGACATTCCCCACGAAGTGGGTCATATGCTTGGGAACAAGGATGAGTACTACACCGTCGACGGAGTGGCATATGGGACCGCGGGCAGCGGAACAATCATGGGTTCCCACCTTGGGGCTCCGCAAGCAAAACACTATAACATGATATCAAAACATCTTGGGGATAAATGTAAGGTTATTGGAATTAACGAAACCTGCACCTCAACCCCTTGA
- a CDS encoding transposase, translating to MSIYVGMDLHSDNVMLGWMDAEGKRLKHQRLPNDIDLILSCLEPYMDQIVQIGVEVTYNWYWLVDALLEAQYPVVLAHAAGMQQYSGLKYTNDVSDAFWVTELMRLKLLPTGHIYDAKLRPYLRLI from the coding sequence GTGAGTATATATGTTGGGATGGATTTGCATAGCGATAACGTCATGCTGGGATGGATGGACGCGGAGGGCAAACGGCTCAAACACCAACGTTTGCCCAACGATATCGACTTGATCCTGTCATGTCTTGAACCATACATGGATCAGATTGTCCAGATCGGAGTGGAAGTCACCTATAACTGGTATTGGCTCGTGGATGCCTTGCTGGAGGCCCAGTATCCGGTCGTGCTGGCCCACGCGGCCGGGATGCAACAATACTCCGGACTCAAATACACCAACGATGTTTCCGATGCGTTCTGGGTGACCGAGCTGATGCGTTTGAAGCTTCTGCCCACCGGGCACATTTACGACGCCAAGCTGCGTCCGTATCTGAGACTGATCTAG
- a CDS encoding AAA family ATPase has translation MNPLPIQRASQLSADAALTRWLVEGLWSDQAVGILGGEPKCCKSFLALDLAVSVASGAPCLRQFPVRHTGTVLLFPAEDSLAIVRERLAGICAAAAVDFDSLPVEVITTPTLRLDTPADCLRLAQTVETLRPRLLILDPLIRLHRVDENDASQIAALLSYLRGLQRQFELAVLLVHHARKDAHNTRPGQALRGSSELHGWGDSNLYMRRRGDQLTLTTEHRAAPSQDHIPLQLTQTDKALALALVNAPADASTPSEPSPLEKVRQTLAQLQAPVTGQQLRKLCAMRTATLCDCLDQLEQRHELTHTAEGYQLRPTPLTPPVSLSAPIDPPGNGNGKPSA, from the coding sequence ATGAACCCACTCCCGATTCAGCGCGCCAGCCAACTCTCCGCTGACGCCGCCCTCACCCGCTGGCTCGTCGAAGGCCTCTGGTCCGATCAAGCGGTGGGCATCCTGGGCGGCGAACCCAAATGCTGCAAATCCTTCCTGGCATTGGACCTCGCCGTCAGCGTGGCTTCCGGCGCGCCTTGCCTGCGCCAGTTCCCCGTCCGCCACACCGGCACGGTGCTCCTGTTCCCCGCCGAAGACTCTCTGGCCATCGTGCGGGAGCGCCTGGCCGGCATCTGCGCCGCCGCCGCGGTGGATTTTGACTCTTTGCCCGTGGAGGTCATCACCACGCCCACGCTGCGCTTGGACACCCCGGCCGACTGTCTGCGCTTGGCGCAGACCGTCGAAACGCTGCGCCCGCGCTTGTTGATCTTGGATCCGTTGATCCGATTGCATCGGGTCGATGAAAACGACGCCTCGCAGATCGCCGCCTTGCTCTCCTATTTGCGCGGGCTTCAGCGCCAGTTCGAACTGGCTGTCCTGCTGGTGCATCACGCGCGTAAAGACGCTCACAACACCCGGCCCGGCCAAGCCTTGCGCGGTTCCAGTGAACTCCATGGTTGGGGCGACTCCAACCTCTACATGCGCCGCCGGGGCGACCAACTCACCTTAACCACCGAGCATCGCGCCGCCCCTTCCCAAGATCACATCCCCTTGCAGTTGACCCAAACCGACAAGGCCCTGGCGCTCGCGCTGGTCAATGCCCCGGCGGACGCGTCAACCCCGAGCGAACCCTCGCCCCTGGAAAAGGTGCGCCAAACACTCGCCCAACTCCAGGCCCCGGTTACCGGACAGCAGTTGCGCAAACTCTGCGCCATGCGCACGGCGACCTTGTGTGACTGTCTGGATCAACTCGAACAACGCCACGAACTGACCCATACCGCCGAAGGTTATCAACTGCGCCCCACGCCGCTCACGCCCCCCGTTTCCCTTTCCGCCCCTATAGACCCCCCGGGAAACGGAAACGGGAAACCCTCCGCGTAG